GGCCGCGGCCTTCAGCGAGACGTACAACGGGGGACACGGCGGCGCCTACCACCTGACCCACTGGACGAGCGGTGGCGCCTTCGAGGCCTGGACGTACCAGGCCCGCTCGGGGCTGGCCTCGGGCAACTACAAGGTCCGCGCGTGGATCCGGAAGTCTGGCACCTATGACTTCGCCCGCCTCCAGGCCAAGACCTGCGCCGATTGCGCTCCGGCGGCCACCCAACTGGGCACGTACGCGGGCTGGACCCTGGTCGAAACGCCGAGCATCTCCGTGACGGGCGGCTACCTGGAGTTCGGCTTCCACACCAAGGCCCCCGGCAGCAACGGAAGCCCCTTCATCCACATGGATGATGTGGAGCTGATCAAGCTCTAAGGTGAACACCCCGTAGACACGCGGTGTCATTCTGAGGTGCCAGTGGGATGGGGCGCTGTTAGTTCAGCGCCCCATGACCAAGGAAATCAAAGGGCGTGAAATCCACCTGAAGTCCCGTCCCCAGGGTGAGCCCACCCCTGACAACTTCGAGCTGGTGGAAGTGACCGTCCCCGAGCCCGCCGAGGGCCAGCTTCTGGTGCGCAACCTCTTCATGTCCGTGGACCCGTACATGCGGGGACGGATGAACGACGTGAAGTCCTACGTCCCCCCCTTCAAGCTGGGCGCGGTGCTGGATGGCGGCTCGGTGGGCCAGGTGGTCCGCTCGCGGGCACCGGGCTTCCAGGAGGGAGACTTGGTCACCGCCTCGGGCGGCTGGCGCGAGTACCACCTCGCCGAGGCGCGCCAGTTCACGAAGGTGGACCCGGGCGTGGGCTCGCCCTCCGCGTACCTGGGGGTGCTCGGCATGCCAGGAATGACGGCCTACGTGGGGCTGCTCGATTTCGGCAAGCCCGTGGCGGGCGAGACGGTGTTCGTGTCTGGAGCAGCCGGCGCGGTGGGCGGACTCGTGGGGCAGATCGCCAAGCTCAAGGGCTGCCGGGTGGTGGGCAGCGCGGGCTCCCCCGAGAAGGTGAAACACCTGCGCGAGGAGCTCGGGTTCGATGACGCCTTCAACTACAAGGACGGCCCGGTGGCCGAGGCCCTGGCGCGCACCTGCCCCGACGGCATTGACGTCTACTTCGACAACGTGGGCGGCGAGCACCTGGAAGCGTCCCTCGATAAGATGAAGAACTACGGGCGCATCGTCATGTGTGGCGCCATCTCCCAGTACAACGCCACCGCGCCCGCGCCAGGCCCCCGCAACCTCGCCCTGGTGGTCGGCAAGCGCCTCACGCTGCAAGGCTTCATCGTCAGCGATCAACGCAACCTCCACCGACGCCCGGACTTCCTGCGTGACGTGGGGGGCTGGCTCCGCGAGAAGAAGGTGAAGGAGGTGGAGACGGTGGTGGAGGGGCTGGAAAAGGCTCCCGAGGCATTCATCGGCCTGCTGCGCGGCCACAACACCGGGAAGATGGTGGTGAAGCTGGCCTCCGCACCGGCCTGAGCCTGGGGCGAGCCGTGCCCAGACCGCTGGTGGACGTGGATGCCTCCGCGGCGTCCTCCTTCTGTCTCGCCGATGAGATGCCGCCCCTGGCGACGGGCTGGCATGCCCACCGCCGACACCAGCTGCTCTATGCGGCCCAGGGGGCCCTGCACCTGGAAGTGGATCGCGCGCAGTGGCTCCTGCCCCCCCAGCGAGCCGCCTGGCTTCGGGGGGGCACGCCCCACCGGGTGCGCTCCAACCACCCGGTGAGGCTGTGCACGGTGTACCTGGAGCCTTCACTCGTGCCCATGCCTCCCCAGGAGGAGTGCTGCGTCTTCCTTCTGCCCCCCCTGGCCCGGGAGATGCTCGTCTACTCCGCGCGCTGGGGCCCCGAGCGCGCTCCGGACGACGCCGTGGCGGAGAGCTTCTTCCAGACCCTGGCGCACCTGTTGGCCGAGTGGTCCTCCCAGGGCCAGCGCTGGCGGTTGCCCCGCGCTCGCACGCCCGAGTTGGAGAAGGCGATGGCCTATACCCTGGCCCACCTCGAGGGCCCGCTCTCCTTCGAGGGCGCGGCGCGGGCCGCGGGGCTCTCTGGCCGGACCCTCGCGCGGCGCTTCGACGCGGAGGCCCAGACCACCTGGCGCCGCTTTCTCCATGACGCCCGCATGCTGCGCGCCATGGAGTTGCTCGCCCAGAACGGCGCCCGCGTCACCCAGACCGCCCACGACGTGGGCTTCGAGAGCCTCGCCGCCTTTACGCACGCCTTCCATGCCTTCTCGGGAGAGCGGCCCCGCGATTTCCGGCAACGCGTGGCACACGGGACCGCCCTCCCCGCTCCCCCCCTTCGCCCCACTCGCCCCAAGCGAGCAGATTGACCAGGCCGTGAGGAAGTCCCCTGGAAGGGGATGTTTACCGAGGCCTGAGCGGAGCGAACGTTGCCGCAAGCGGTCATGGCGCGCTTTCGTGGATGAGCCAGCGATTTGTTCCCAGCGGCCACCCGAAATCCAGCCCGGGTCCATTTCTTCACTTTCGTGACCCGAAAATCAGGTTATTCGCCTCTATTCCCACAACCCTGCAAGGCACTGAAACCACTGCCTACGGGACACCCGCTGCACCTGAGAGGACACACCCTTGGCCCGCTTTGTAACCCCCTTCAGACACCTGGCCTTTGGAGCTGCTTTCCTGAGCGCGCTGTCGGCGTGCTCCGGCTCCGTGGACACCGCCGATGAGACGCCTCCGGCCACGCATGAGCAGTCCGCGCTCGCCACCAAGGTGGTCGGCTATTTCCCCAGCTGGAATGGCGACGTGAATGCCATTCAGTACGACAAGCTTTCCCACATCAACTACGCCTTCATCGTTCCCACTGCCCAAGGCGGTCTCACCGGGCCGGGCAGCGGCGACAGCCGGCTCCGCTCGCTGGTCACGGCAGCGCATGCCCGGGGCGTCAAGGTCTCCATCGCGGTGGGCGGGTGGAATGACGGCAATGACTCTGGCTTCGAGCAGCTGGCCGCCAATGCCAGCACGCGCACGGCCTTCGTCAACAACCTGGTGAACTACGTGAACCAGGCCGGGCTGGACGGCGTGGACATCGACTGGGAGTACCCGGATCCGGGCACGTCGGCCAACAACTTCGCGGCCCTGATGCGCGAGCTGTCCACGGCGATGCACAGCCGCGGCAAGCTGCTCACCGCCGCCGTGGTCGCCAATGGCTACACGGGCGGTGGCGTCCCCACGGCGACCTTCGCCGACGTGGACTTCCTGAACATCATGGCCTACGACGGTGGCCAGCCGCACTCGACGTACACCTACGCCGTCCAGTCCCTGGACTACTGGCTCGGCCGCGGTCTCCCCAAGGAGAAGGCCGTGCTGGGCGTTCCGTTCTACGGCCGCTCGCCTTCCACCTACGAGGGTTACCGGTCCCTGGTCGCCCGGGACTCGCAGGCGCCCTACAAGGACAACGTCGGCAACGTCTATTACAACGGCATCGCCACCATCCAGTCGAAGACCACGCTCGGCATGCAGCGGGGCGGCGGCGTGATGATCTGGGACCTCTCGGATGACGCCACCGGCAGCGCCTCGCTGCTGACCGCCATCTACCAGAAGGCGCAAGGCGGGGGCACGCCCCCGGTGACGGGCAACCTGCTCGCCAACGCCGGCTTCGAGAATGGCAACCTGTCGAGCTGGAACTCCGAGTGGCACAACGCCG
This genomic window from Stigmatella ashevillena contains:
- a CDS encoding NADP-dependent oxidoreductase produces the protein MTKEIKGREIHLKSRPQGEPTPDNFELVEVTVPEPAEGQLLVRNLFMSVDPYMRGRMNDVKSYVPPFKLGAVLDGGSVGQVVRSRAPGFQEGDLVTASGGWREYHLAEARQFTKVDPGVGSPSAYLGVLGMPGMTAYVGLLDFGKPVAGETVFVSGAAGAVGGLVGQIAKLKGCRVVGSAGSPEKVKHLREELGFDDAFNYKDGPVAEALARTCPDGIDVYFDNVGGEHLEASLDKMKNYGRIVMCGAISQYNATAPAPGPRNLALVVGKRLTLQGFIVSDQRNLHRRPDFLRDVGGWLREKKVKEVETVVEGLEKAPEAFIGLLRGHNTGKMVVKLASAPA
- a CDS encoding glycosyl hydrolase family 18 protein — translated: MARFVTPFRHLAFGAAFLSALSACSGSVDTADETPPATHEQSALATKVVGYFPSWNGDVNAIQYDKLSHINYAFIVPTAQGGLTGPGSGDSRLRSLVTAAHARGVKVSIAVGGWNDGNDSGFEQLAANASTRTAFVNNLVNYVNQAGLDGVDIDWEYPDPGTSANNFAALMRELSTAMHSRGKLLTAAVVANGYTGGGVPTATFADVDFLNIMAYDGGQPHSTYTYAVQSLDYWLGRGLPKEKAVLGVPFYGRSPSTYEGYRSLVARDSQAPYKDNVGNVYYNGIATIQSKTTLGMQRGGGVMIWDLSDDATGSASLLTAIYQKAQGGGTPPVTGNLLANAGFENGNLSSWNSEWHNAALAHKVDTDTVYAGGYKLTHYASAAYQQVTGQTTALANGTYRASVWARSGGGQVALRLYAKSFGAGEVTAEIGSGAVTGWTQYTISNIQVTNGNIEVGVYSNANAQNWAAFDQFELVKQ
- a CDS encoding AraC family transcriptional regulator; the protein is MPRPLVDVDASAASSFCLADEMPPLATGWHAHRRHQLLYAAQGALHLEVDRAQWLLPPQRAAWLRGGTPHRVRSNHPVRLCTVYLEPSLVPMPPQEECCVFLLPPLAREMLVYSARWGPERAPDDAVAESFFQTLAHLLAEWSSQGQRWRLPRARTPELEKAMAYTLAHLEGPLSFEGAARAAGLSGRTLARRFDAEAQTTWRRFLHDARMLRAMELLAQNGARVTQTAHDVGFESLAAFTHAFHAFSGERPRDFRQRVAHGTALPAPPLRPTRPKRAD